CTAAGCAATGGTGTCTGCCCAAAAGTCAGCAACTGTGGATTGGTAGCAAACGCCATCGGTAATAAGTAAAGCCCTAATCCTAGTCGCATGGCATGGACTGCCACCTTAGTCCAATCGGCATTAGCCATGGTCGCGGCGATAAAGACGGTGCCACAGACAGGCGGTGTAATGCAGGATAGCAGCGCATACCAATAAACGAATAAATGGGCGGTGAGTTGCGGCATGCCAAAACTGAGCAATATCGGCTCCGCAACCGCGATACAAATAATATAGGCGGCAGTGGTTGGGATTTCCATGCCGAGGACAAGGCAGGTCAGCGCGGTTAGAATAAGTGCGACCGCATAGATGCCCGCAGAGAGCCCCAGAATACCCGAAGCGATTTTAATGCCCAGCCCCGTTTGGTTAAGAATGCCAATGATAATACCGACGCAAATAATAATTGATGCCATCATGGCGATTTGTTGGGCTGCCAGCATCATGCAATCAATCACGCGGCGACCATATTGCCATAAGGATATTTTGCCAAAATCGGTGCCAATCAGTAAAGCGATTGCAGCAAATGCAGCAAGCCCCGCGCCGTATTGTGGTGTTTTTTGCGTGAAAAATAGCATGAATAATAAAATGCTAAAAGGAATTAAGAAAAACGGCAGTAGACGAGTAACGCTAGGCCAATCAGGGAGCTCAGATTTGGGGACGGGCTGTAAGTCGTATTTAGTTGATAGACGATCAACCCCAATCCACGCAATCACAAAAAATAAAATTGCGGGAACAAATGCCGCTGCCATGATGGTGGTGTAGCTGGTTTGCAATAACTCAACCATGACAAAAGCCCCTGCGCCCATGAGTGGCGGCATGATTTGTCCGCCGGTTGATGCCGTTGCCTCAACAGCGGCAGAAAGTGGTGCCGGGTAGCCTAGGCGTTTCATTGCGGGGATAGTAATCGCACCAGTTGATGCCACATTGGCGGATGCTGAGCCAGAAATTGAGCCAAATAGTGCCGACGATAAAATAGCCACTTTGGCCGCGCCTGCGCGATAATGGCCAGCAAGGCGTTGTGCGAGTGACATAAAGGCGGTGCCACCTAAGCCACAGCTAATGGCCGCACCTAAAATAATAAAAACGGAAATCGTGTTGACCGAAGTCCCCGTTAACATGCCCCACAGCCCCGCT
This genomic stretch from Ostreibacterium oceani harbors:
- a CDS encoding TRAP transporter permease, coding for MSHYKQAHPITQQLFATLAVITVVFHLWLIFSGLLPNLITRPLHMLFAVPWAFFSVQQLANKPLWYRLFSYALGVVAVIILAWIAINRNEVVEQYGILYGHAQLIGAGLLLVITLEMARRQIKAALPIVALCAIAYAAFGRHIPGNLGHNIPFEAILGDLTITEAGLWGMLTGTSVNTISVFIILGAAISCGLGGTAFMSLAQRLAGHYRAGAAKVAILSSALFGSISGSASANVASTGAITIPAMKRLGYPAPLSAAVEATASTGGQIMPPLMGAGAFVMVELLQTSYTTIMAAAFVPAILFFVIAWIGVDRLSTKYDLQPVPKSELPDWPSVTRLLPFFLIPFSILLFMLFFTQKTPQYGAGLAAFAAIALLIGTDFGKISLWQYGRRVIDCMMLAAQQIAMMASIIICVGIIIGILNQTGLGIKIASGILGLSAGIYAVALILTALTCLVLGMEIPTTAAYIICIAVAEPILLSFGMPQLTAHLFVYWYALLSCITPPVCGTVFIAATMANADWTKVAVHAMRLGLGLYLLPMAFATNPQLLTFGQTPLLSLMAGFKAGFGCLLVIMALTDKLSLKAISLFFLGVAILLIPLDFLTLLN